The Chryseobacterium indologenes genomic sequence AGTAATTTAAATTTTTTCATGATTTTTTGGATTTGTTTGTTAATAAATTATTTGAATAATCCAATTGTTTGGGGCTTAATCAACCTATTGAATTGGATCTAGAATGATTTTAACTTGTCTGTAAATTTTGATAGCCAATATCTCCCATGCTTCTGTCTACAACTTTGCCATCCATTATCATAAAGTTCTGTGGGATGCTTATCCCATGATTGTTAATTTTCTGGAAACTCTTTCTTTAAAAATTTTAAACAGGTTGAAATAATAATTTGGGGTGTTAAGTGATATTTTTTTAATTAAATCTTTCGGGGTTGAAGATCTTTATCTCAACCGTTGGCTTTTGGTCATTGGCAAGTTCTGACACTGTTTTTCCAAAAATGGGTCCTAAACTTAACCCCATCATACCACCGCCGCCTGCGATAATCAGGTTTTTCAATTGGGAAGATTGTCCCAGATAAGGCAGTCCATCCGGTGCGCACGGCCTGTAACCAAACCAGATTTCAGATTCTTTTTTATAATGCATCTGAAAGTCAGGCAAATATTGAGGAACAGACCGGACGATGCCTTCTACTCTTTTCATGTTAATTTTATCATGATGGGAAGCCAGTTCCATAGTCCCACCAAAACGGATCTGCCCATTCATAGGAGTGACAGCTACTCTTGCTTCCAGTAATAAAGCAGCATGATTCAGGGTATTGACCGGATTTTCTGGGGTATGCATGAACGAATATCCTTTTCCGGGCATTAATTGAATTTTGATTCCTGCCTTCTGAGCCAGTTCAGGAAGAAATGAACCTCCGGTCATGACGAAACGGTCTGCTGTAAACTTTTTATCATTGGCAATTATGGCTTTAATCCTGCTTCCTGATGTTTCAAATCCGGTTACTTTGTGATGAGTATGAAAAACGGCACCATTATTTTTAAGATAAGAGATCATTTGTTTCATCAGTTTCATCGGATTCATATGGCCGTCACATTTGTAATTGATCCCTCCTATGACATCCATCCGGATATAAGGCTCAAGTTCCTGAATTCCTTTTTGATCCAGAATATCAACTGATAATCCCAGATTGATCGCTTTATGAGCAAGCTCTGTTTCTTCTTCCCTTACTTTTTCGGTTTTGTAAAGCATCAGAATACCATTCTGATTAAGCTCAAAATCAAATTCATCCTTTGAGGCAATCTCGTTGTAGAGGATGCTGCTCGCCAGATTAAGGTCTCTGATGGCTGATGCTGAACGATCCACGTGATTCTGGTTGGAATGTTTTAAAAACTTCAATCCCCATGATATCAGGTTGGAATTCAATGAAGGTTTAACATAAAACGGACTTTTGCTGTCAAACATCCATCGTATTCCCTGGGCAACGACTCCCGGGGCAGCTAACGGAGTAAAGTGGCTGGGTACAATCATTCCTGCATTGCCATAAGAACAATTGTTGGACAGATCATTCTGTTCCAGGATTTCAACCTGCCAGCCTTTTTGTAAAAGATAATAGGCGGAGCTTAGTCCTGCTATACCTGCACCAATGATAAGTGCTTTTCCTTTATTGTGTGCCATATGTTTGTTTATATAACCTGAAATCCCTGCCAGTAAGGATCTTCATCATCAATAATAATATGATTATAACCGGTGACTCTTGCCCAGCCTTCTACTGAAGGGATAATTGCCGGTTTTTCGCCAACAGTAGCCGTTCCTTCAATTCTCCCGATAAACTGCGATCCGATATAGCTTTCATGGATAAACTCTTCGCCTTCTTTTAATTTTCCTTTAGCATACCATTGCGCCATTCTTGCAGAGGTACCTGTTCCGCATGGTGAACGGTCCAAAGCGTTC encodes the following:
- a CDS encoding FAD-dependent oxidoreductase: MAHNKGKALIIGAGIAGLSSAYYLLQKGWQVEILEQNDLSNNCSYGNAGMIVPSHFTPLAAPGVVAQGIRWMFDSKSPFYVKPSLNSNLISWGLKFLKHSNQNHVDRSASAIRDLNLASSILYNEIASKDEFDFELNQNGILMLYKTEKVREEETELAHKAINLGLSVDILDQKGIQELEPYIRMDVIGGINYKCDGHMNPMKLMKQMISYLKNNGAVFHTHHKVTGFETSGSRIKAIIANDKKFTADRFVMTGGSFLPELAQKAGIKIQLMPGKGYSFMHTPENPVNTLNHAALLLEARVAVTPMNGQIRFGGTMELASHHDKINMKRVEGIVRSVPQYLPDFQMHYKKESEIWFGYRPCAPDGLPYLGQSSQLKNLIIAGGGGMMGLSLGPIFGKTVSELANDQKPTVEIKIFNPERFN